The following coding sequences lie in one Montipora foliosa isolate CH-2021 chromosome 11, ASM3666993v2, whole genome shotgun sequence genomic window:
- the LOC137976809 gene encoding nephrocystin-3-like: MASSTSSSSSVFGGVSQCEPTSCLPDKVPGVVGRSKETDEVKQYLQSGTDAVVLITGGPGFGKTTVARETAHKLKENGHTVLFCSLLKKSTLLEAATEMIHSCGKMLGQLPENPEYWLKNWSKQIQSQVIFVLDNADSLLESKADRDLFLDTLGAMRMLSKQNVAFVITSRKRFQHKSLSWKEVNLSPLPPDEAKKLLISRVSRAETQIEEFSKVETIIELCGCVPLALSIVGSLLSDFPEERIVEHLEKEPMTILEDDDESFQKAIMNSFDLLTKAEKDALVAVSIFPGSFDCDAVEAVLKETLDSETLPIKTLRSLKNRSLVVVEQAGSHRYQMHPLIRAFAKKIGETENPQVLLHSGELACEHFISRLEENTRLYWGKDTCKKAMESFSADRQNFEHFLKVFANRLKAQGIATSCEKFLDSLFQTFEYLEKCISSKVYIETLELLLSSKYFQAESQPVHRVELLCLLGQEMRRLGDKTKYEGLMEEADLLFTSHVDEFQTKTLSRVFYLHNRARFLSEANKFFDLEPKRLYDKALDICEKNLPNHPEIAVNLLLAGRNAKRRKKYAEATKKFQRAFSLFNKLLGDHFMMAQCLKDFADFVFFAEQSDQGLDKALQYYGKAMRVMEKLGTHEQKESILTLKNYGGCLIKKGNFEEAEKLFLKAELVCERELENADHTWKVMVKTHLGLLYHEMADKQENKASVTEELLTKMEASMKEGLDMCYRLNHGHKSINHLGNKASIWIVLASYPERFPKDLYPTL, translated from the coding sequence ATGGCATCATCCACGAGTTCTTCTTCCTCAGTCTTTGGTGGTGTATCACAATGTGAGCCTACCAGCTGTCTACCAGACAAAGTTCCGGGAGTCGTTGGTCGTTCTAAGGAAACAGACGAAGTGAAGCAATACCTTCAGAGTGGAACAGATGCCGTCGTGTTGATTACTGGTGGACCGGGCTTTGGAAAAACAACTGTGGCCAGGGAGACAGCccacaaattaaaagaaaatggaCATACTGTGTTATTTTGCAGTCTTCTAAAAAAGTCAACATTGCTCGAAGCAGCAACTGAAATGATCCACTCATGCGGCAAGATGCTCGGACAGCTACCGGAGAATCCCGAATATTGGCTCAAAAATTGGAGTAAACAGATCCAAAGCCAAGTGATATTTGTTCTCGATAATGCAGATAGTCTTCTAGAGTCGAAAGCAGACCGAGATTTATTCTTAGACACCCTGGGTGCAATGAGAATGTTATCGAAACAGAATGTAgcttttgtaattacatccagAAAGAGGTTCCAACATAAAAGCCTTTCATGGAAAGAAGTCAATTTAAGTCCTCTACCACCCGACGAGGCCAAAAAGTTACTTATCTCTCGTGTCAGCCGTGCCGAAACCCAAATTGAAGAATTTTCCAAAGTGGAAACCATAATTGAGCTTTGTGGCTGTGTCCCATTGGCACTCTCAATCGTCGGTTCACTTCTGTCAGACTTCCCTGAAGAGAGGATTGTTGAACATCTTGAAAAGGAACCTATGACTATCCTGGAAGATGACGATGAATCATTCCAAAAAGCAATTATGAATTCGTTTGATCTTTTGACGAAAGCTGAGAAAGATGCTTTAGTAGCTGTGTCCATATTTCCTGGATCATTTGATTGCGATGCGGTCGAAGCCGTTTTGAAGGAAACCTTGGACTCTGAAACTCTACCGATTAAGACTCTACGTTCCTTAAAAAACAGATCTCTCGTTGTCGTTGAACAGGCAGGTTCCCATAGATATCAAATGCATCCTCTCATCCGCGCTTTTGCTAAGAAAATTGGTGAAACTGAAAATCCGCAGGTTTTACTTCACAGCGGAGAATTAGCTTGTGAGCACTTCATTTCCCGTCTGGAAGAAAATACACGTTTGTATTGGGGAAAAGACACATGCAAAAAAGCCATGGAATCTTTCAGTGCAGACAGACAAAACTTCGAACATTTCCTTAAAGTTTTCGCTAATCGTTTGAAGGCCCAAGGAATCGCAACCTCTTGCGAAAAGTTCCTCGATAGTCTTTTTCAAACGTTCGAGTATTTGGAAAAATGCATCTCATCGAAGGTTTACATCGAGACCTTGGAACTGCTACTCAGTAGCAAGTATTTTCAGGCCGAATCTCAGCCAGTGCATCGTGTGGAACTTTTGTGTCTGCTTGGTCAAGAAATGAGAAGGCTTggtgacaaaacaaaatacgAAGGTCTTATGGAAGAGGCTGATCTTCTCTTTACATCACACGTTGATGAATTCCAAACCAAGACGCTTTCGCGTGTGTTCTACCTTCATAACCGAGCTCGTTTTCTATCAGAGGCGAACAAGTTTTTCGATCTTGAACCCAAAAGGTTGTACGATAAAGCATTGGACATCTGCGAGAAGAATCTTCCTAACCATCCCGAAATCGCAGTCAACCTCTTACTTGCCGGAAGAAACGCTAAACGGCGCAAGAAGTACGCAGAAGCAACCAAAAAGTTTCAGCGGGCCTTTTCTTTGTTCAATAAACTTCTTGGAGATCATTTCATGATGGCTCAATGTTTAAAGGACTTTGCagactttgttttctttgcagaaCAGAGTGACCAAGGGCTAGACAAAGCCCTGCAGTACTACGGAAAGGCCATGAGAGTTATGGAAAAGCTAGGAACACACGAACAAAAGGAGAGCATCTTAACCCTAAAAAATTATGGAGGTTGTCTCATAAAAAAAGGCAACTTTGAAGAAGCAGAGAAGCTCTTTTTAAAGGCAGAACTCGTTTGCGAGAGAGAGCTGGAGAACGCGGATCACACATGGAAAGTTATGGTCAAAACTCACCTGGGTCTCCTCTATCATGAAATGGCggacaaacaagaaaacaaggcATCTGTTACAGAAGAATTGTTAACCAAAATGGAGGCATCAATGAAGGAAGGACTAGATATGTGCTACAGACTCAACCATGGCCACAAAAGCATCAACCATTTGGGCAACAAGGCATCTATCTGGATCGTTCTAGCCTCGTACCCAGAAAGATTTCCCAAGGACTTATACCCTACCTTATAA
- the LOC137975482 gene encoding uncharacterized protein: MASPTSSSSLSVDSGDTISSAFGGVSQEKTNWTRLARLLIDEGTSALERFLLFSIHPETLEDVLKKNLPKLQNLRSRRVIVDDQWEKLLPGTGDPPNIAQFDISLLHLLIREISNLPAPVTGWHKLPAKKDASIEANIARINYFRNELSHSPFTAITESEFEDKWDKISSALEGIMVYNQQQKIQRLKNDPIDRNTYHTMEEHIKKVRRLQQQENDEPSSCLPDEVPEVFGRSKEIDNVKQYLQSGTDAVVLITGGPGFGKTTVARETAHKLKENGHTVLFCSLLKKATFLEAATEMIHSCGKIVGQLPGDPEYWLKNWSKQIQSQVVFVLDNADSLLESEADRDLLLETLSAMRKLSKHNVAFVITSRKRFQPKSLPWKQVNLSPLPPDEAKHLLISRVSRTGPKIEEFSEVETIVELCGCVPLALSIVGPLLSDYPEERIIKHLEKEPMTILEDGDESFQKAIMNSFDLLTQTEKDALIALSIFPGSFDYNAAEAVLKETLDPETTPITTLRSLNNRSLVVVERAGSHRYQMHSLIRAFAKKIGETENPQALLHSKELACEHFISRLEENTRLYWGKDTCKEAIESFTADRQNFEHFLQDFANGLETQEIATSYKTFLDSLFQTFEYLEKCISSKVYIEILELLLSSKYFQAKSQPVHRVELLCLLGQEKRRLGDDTKYKDLMEEAHRLFLAHDDEFGTKVLSHVFYLHSRARFLSEANSYDSQPKTLYDIALEICDEKLPCHPETAVNLLFAGRHAKRRKKNAEANEKLQRALSLFKELLGDHFMTAQCLKDFADFFLFAVQNDQGLDMALKYYGKAMEVMEKLGTHEQKESILTLKNYGICQMKKRNFEEAEEQLLKAEIVCERELENADHTWKVMVKTHLGLLYHEMADKQENKASVTEELLTKMEASMKEGLDMCYRLNHGQKSINHLGNKAFIRNVLTSYPERFPKDLYPTL, encoded by the coding sequence ATGGCATCACCAACGAGTTCTTCCTCTCTGTCTGTTGATAGTGGTGACACTATATCCTCAGCATTCGGTGGTGTATCACAGGAAAAAACCAATTGGACAAGACTGGCTCGATTACTCATCGACGAAGGAACATCTGCTTTGGagcgatttcttttgttttccataCACCCCGAAACATTGGAGGACGTCCTAAAGAAAAATTTGCCGAAGCTCCAGAATCTAAGATCAAGACGTGTCATTGTTGATGATCAATGGGAAAAGTTGCTCCCGGGTACTGGTGACCCACCAAACATTGCGCAGTTTGACATTTCTCTGTTGCATTTGTTGATTCGAGAAATTTCCAACTTACCAGCCCCTGTAACAGGATGGCACAAGCTGCCTGCTAAGAAGGACGCAAGCATAGAAGCGAACATCGCCAGAATCAATTATTTCAGAAATGAGCTGTCCCATAGCCCTTTTACTGCCATTACCGAAAGTGAATTCGAAGACAAATGGGATAAAATATCTTCAGCTTTGGAGGGAATAATGGTTTATAACCAGCAACAAAAAATTCAGCGCCTCAAGAATGATCCAATCGATCGCAATACGTATCACACAATGGAGGAACACATAAAAAAAGTGCGAAGATTGCAGCAGCAAGAAAATGACGAGCCTAGCAGCTGTCTACCAGACGAAGTGCCGGAAGTATTTGGACGTTCTAAGGAAATCGACAACGTAAAACAATACCTTCAGAGTGGAACAGATGCCGTCGTATTGATTACTGGTGGACCGGGCTTTGGAAAAACAACTGTGGCCAGGGAGACAGCccacaaattaaaagaaaatgggCATACTGTGTTGTTTTGCAGTCTTCTAAAAAAGGCAACATTCCTCGAAGCAGCAACTGAAATGATCCACTCATGTGGCAAGATAGTCGGGCAGCTACCGGGGGATCCGGAATATTGGCTCAAAAACTGGAGCAAACAGATCCAAAGCCAAGTGGTATTTGTTCTTGATAATGCAGATAGTCTTCTAGAGTCGGAAGCAGACCGAGATTTATTGCTGGAGACCCTGAGTGCTATGAGAAAGTTATCGAAGCATAATGTAGcgtttgtaattacatccagAAAGAGGTTCCAACCTAAAAGCCTGCCATGGAAACAAGTAAATTTAAGCCCTCTGCCACCCGACGAGGCCAAACACTTACTTATCTCTCGTGTTAGCCGTACAGGGCCCAAAATTGAAGAATTTTCCGAAGTGGAAACAATAGTCGAGCTTTGTGGCTGTGTCCCTTTGGCACTCTCAATTGTCGGTCCACTTCTGTCAGACTACCCTGAAGAGAGGATTATCAAACATCTTGAAAAAGAACCAATGACTATCCTGGAAGATGGCGATGAATCATTCCAAAAAGCTATAATGAATTCGTTTGATCTGTTGACGCAAACTGAAAAAGATGCTTTAATAGCTCTGTCCATATTTCCCGGATCATTTGATTACAATGCTGCCGAAGCCGTTTTGAAGGAAACCTTGGACCCTGAAACTACACCGATTACGACGCTACGTTCCTTAAACAACAGATCTCTCGTTGTCGTTGAACGGGCAGGTTCCCATAGATATCAGATGCATTCTCTCATCCGCGCTTTTGCTAAGAAAATTGGTGAAACTGAAAATCCGCAGGCTTTACTTCACAGCAAAGAATTAGCTTGTGAGCACTTCATTTCCCGTCTGGAAGAAAATACACGTTTGTATTGGGGAAAAGACACATGCAAAGAAGCCATCGAATCTTTCACTGCAGACAGGCAAAACTTCGAGCATTTCCTTCAAGATTTCGCTAATGGTTTGGAGACCCAAGAGATCGCAACCTCGTACAAAACGTTCCTCGATAGTCTTTTTCAAACGTTCGAGTACTTGGAAAAATGCATCTCATCGAAGGTTTACATCGAGATCTTGGAACTGCTACTTAGTAGCAAGTATTTTCAGGCCAAATCACAGCCAGTGCACCGTGTGGAGCTTTTGTGTCTGCTTGGTCAAGAGAAGAGAAGGCTTGGTGACGATACAAAATACAAAGATCTCATGGAAGAGGCACATCGCCTCTTTTTAGCACACGACGACGAATTCGGGACGAAGGTCCTTTCTCATGTATTCTACTTGCATAGCCGAGCTCGCTTTTTATCGGAGGCGAACAGTTATGATTCTCAACCCAAAACGTTGTACGACATAGCATTGGAAATCTGCGATGAGAAGCTTCCTTGCCATCCGGAAACTGCAGTCAACCTTTTATTTGCCGGAAGACACGCTAAACGGCGCAAGAAGAACGCGGAAGCAAACGAAAAGTTGCAGCGGGCCCTTTCTTTGTTCAAAGAGCTTCTTGGAGATCATTTCATGACGGCTCAATGTTTAAAGGACTTTGcagacttttttttgtttgccgTACAGAATGATCAAGGGTTAGATATGGCCTTGAAGTACTACGGAAAGGCCATGGAAGTTATGGAAAAGCTGGGAACACACGAACAAAAGGAGAGCATCTTAACCCTAAAAAATTATGGAATTtgtcaaatgaaaaaaagaaactttgaaGAAGCAGAGGAGCAGCTTTTAAAGGCAGAAATCGTTTGCGAGAGAGAGCTAGAGAACGCGGATCACACATGGAAAGTTATGGTCAAAACTCACCTGGGTCTCCTCTATCATGAAATGGCggacaaacaagaaaacaaggcATCTGTTACAGAAGAATTGTTAACCAAAATGGAGGCATCAATGAAGGAAGGACTAGATATGTGCTACAGACTCAACCATGGCCAGAAAAGCATCAACCATTTGGGCAACAAGGCATTTATCCGGAACGTTCTAACCTCGTACCCAGAAAGATTTCCCAAGGACTTATACCCTACCTTATAA